The following coding sequences are from one Heliomicrobium undosum window:
- the glpB gene encoding anaerobic glycerol-3-phosphate dehydrogenase subunit GlpB, with protein MNKKTDVLIIGAGLSGLLAAAKAAESGKRVTVAAKGMGSLSLSSGCIDLWGYDIDDPQQVCQNPLSQIARLNEVNPEHPYTKVADVLEESLRYFQGLTERYGCHYRDNGGANWLLPTAVGTFRPSFLAPPSMAVRDLDKAKRIVIVGYEELKDFYPEVMASNLACNGNLPDTAKLTVVRLRSAWKKLYATTLAHRLEQAEGIQEAVEQIKPHIVNGTVVLFPPVLGERLDIDVAGRLSKALGAPVYEVTNIPPALPGQRLQQLLLKHLRNAGVDVIIGCTFTGAKVEGNRCLQVTAEGAGKTFTFSAETYILATGAFVGGGLDSRIGEAREVIFDLPVRTAEKWASGEFLSMNGHGFNSFGIAVNDRLQPLDGAGRVCLENVRITGANLAGANGPIEKCGNGVAVASGYKAGKLAGEVAQ; from the coding sequence ATGAATAAAAAAACAGATGTGTTGATCATAGGCGCCGGACTGTCCGGCCTGCTGGCCGCCGCCAAAGCGGCCGAATCGGGTAAACGAGTCACTGTAGCCGCTAAAGGCATGGGCTCGCTCAGCCTGTCTTCGGGCTGCATCGACCTCTGGGGATATGACATCGATGACCCCCAGCAGGTCTGCCAGAACCCCCTGTCCCAGATCGCCCGCTTAAACGAAGTGAATCCCGAGCACCCCTACACCAAAGTGGCCGACGTGCTGGAAGAGAGCCTGCGCTACTTTCAGGGGCTCACCGAACGCTACGGCTGCCATTACCGGGACAACGGCGGCGCCAACTGGCTGCTGCCGACAGCCGTCGGCACCTTCCGGCCTTCTTTCCTGGCGCCGCCTTCGATGGCCGTCAGGGACCTGGACAAGGCTAAGCGAATCGTCATCGTCGGCTATGAGGAACTGAAGGATTTCTATCCCGAAGTGATGGCCTCCAACCTGGCCTGCAACGGCAACCTGCCTGACACAGCCAAACTGACAGTTGTGAGACTGCGCAGCGCCTGGAAAAAACTCTACGCCACCACCTTGGCCCACCGTCTGGAACAAGCGGAAGGGATCCAGGAAGCGGTGGAGCAGATCAAGCCCCATATCGTCAATGGCACGGTCGTCCTCTTCCCGCCGGTCCTCGGCGAGCGCCTCGATATCGACGTGGCCGGCCGGCTCTCCAAAGCCCTAGGCGCTCCCGTCTATGAAGTGACCAACATCCCGCCGGCCCTCCCCGGCCAGCGGTTGCAGCAACTGCTGCTCAAGCACCTGCGCAACGCCGGCGTCGACGTGATCATCGGCTGCACCTTCACCGGCGCCAAGGTAGAGGGCAACCGCTGCCTTCAGGTGACGGCCGAAGGGGCTGGGAAGACCTTCACCTTCTCGGCCGAGACCTACATCCTGGCCACAGGCGCCTTTGTCGGCGGCGGCCTCGACAGCCGGATCGGCGAGGCGCGGGAAGTCATCTTCGACCTGCCTGTCCGCACTGCTGAGAAATGGGCCTCCGGCGAGTTCCTCTCCATGAACGGGCACGGCTTCAACAGCTTCGGCATCGCCGTCAACGACCGGTTGCAGCCCCTTGACGGGGCGGGCCGGGTCTGCCTGGAAAACGTGCGGATCACCGGCGCCAACCTGGCCGGCGCCAACGGACCCATTGAAAAATGCGGCAACGGCGTCGCCGTCGCCTCCGGCTACAAGGCCGGCAAGCTCGCCGGGGAGGTGGCACAATGA
- the glpA gene encoding anaerobic glycerol-3-phosphate dehydrogenase subunit GlpA, which translates to MATERVQVVVIGGGATGTGILRDLAMRGISALLVEQGDLAHGTSSRFHGLLHSGGRYAVKDKEAAKECIEENLLLRRLAPDCIEPTGGLFAQLPSDDPAYAELWVKACAEAGIETEELDVKGLLKKYPVLSPKITRAFTVPDAAVDGFRLLWSNVHSARRYGAQMANYSKLTAVYRSNGRVAGVEITNTLTGETRQIECEMVINAAGAWAGEVTALAGLDVSIIKDKGTLLAFNHRLTNQVVNRLRPPGDADIFVPHGTITLLGTTSVGVDDPNSFKTTDKEVQDMLAVGREMMPRIDDYRIIRAFAGVRPLYQADKGAGGRAVTRNFALIDHEQRDGLTGLISIVGGKFTTFRLMAEKTVDLAAKKLGNSTPCRTKEEPLSAAQPAELLERGKKVFGVPGAKKAAERLGQDFAKVVAEAEKDRAKRRMFCECEMVSAAEIDHVAGDGDSKTLSDIRRKTRMGMGTCQGIFCSYRTLGAMSDHKQFTGTHREFLAEFLQNRWRGVRAVLWGQQLREAQLSSEIFCTLFGMERMK; encoded by the coding sequence ATGGCAACCGAACGCGTTCAGGTGGTGGTGATCGGAGGCGGCGCCACCGGGACGGGCATCCTGCGCGACCTGGCGATGCGGGGCATATCCGCCCTCCTGGTCGAGCAGGGCGACCTGGCCCATGGCACCAGTTCCCGATTCCACGGGCTGCTGCACAGCGGCGGCCGCTACGCCGTCAAAGACAAAGAGGCGGCGAAAGAGTGTATCGAGGAGAATCTATTGCTGCGGCGTTTGGCGCCCGACTGCATCGAGCCGACGGGCGGCCTCTTCGCCCAGCTTCCGAGCGACGACCCGGCTTACGCCGAACTGTGGGTAAAGGCTTGCGCCGAGGCGGGCATCGAAACGGAAGAACTCGACGTCAAAGGGCTGCTCAAGAAGTACCCCGTTCTCTCGCCGAAGATCACCCGCGCCTTTACGGTGCCCGATGCGGCCGTCGACGGCTTCCGTCTGCTCTGGAGCAATGTCCACTCGGCCCGCCGCTACGGCGCCCAGATGGCCAACTACAGCAAACTGACGGCGGTGTATCGTTCGAACGGCCGCGTCGCTGGTGTAGAGATCACCAACACCCTGACGGGCGAGACCCGCCAGATCGAATGCGAGATGGTAATCAACGCCGCCGGCGCCTGGGCAGGCGAGGTGACGGCGCTGGCCGGTCTCGACGTGAGCATCATCAAGGACAAGGGCACCCTGCTCGCCTTCAACCACCGGTTGACCAACCAGGTCGTCAACCGCTTGCGACCCCCTGGCGACGCCGACATCTTCGTTCCCCACGGCACCATCACGCTGCTGGGAACCACCTCCGTGGGGGTGGACGATCCCAACAGCTTCAAGACGACCGATAAAGAGGTCCAGGACATGCTGGCCGTCGGCCGGGAGATGATGCCCCGCATTGACGACTACCGGATCATCCGCGCCTTCGCCGGCGTGCGGCCCCTTTACCAGGCCGACAAAGGCGCCGGAGGCCGGGCGGTGACGAGAAACTTCGCCCTCATCGATCATGAACAGCGCGACGGCTTGACCGGCCTGATCAGCATCGTCGGCGGCAAGTTCACCACCTTCCGGCTGATGGCCGAAAAGACCGTCGACCTGGCCGCCAAAAAACTCGGCAACAGCACCCCCTGCCGGACGAAGGAAGAGCCCCTCAGCGCGGCCCAGCCGGCCGAACTGCTGGAACGGGGGAAAAAGGTCTTCGGCGTCCCCGGCGCCAAGAAAGCGGCCGAACGGCTCGGACAGGACTTTGCCAAGGTCGTTGCCGAGGCGGAGAAGGATCGGGCCAAGCGCCGCATGTTCTGCGAGTGCGAGATGGTCAGCGCCGCCGAGATCGACCATGTGGCCGGTGACGGCGACAGCAAGACCTTGAGCGACATCCGCCGCAAAACCCGCATGGGCATGGGCACCTGCCAGGGCATCTTCTGCAGTTACCGCACCCTGGGGGCGATGAGTGACCACAAGCAGTTCACCGGCACCCACCGCGAGTTTTTGGCCGAGTTTTTGCAAAACCGCTGGCGGGGCGTCCGGGCGGTCCTCTGGGGCCAGCAACTGCGGGAAGCCCAACTGTCCTCGGAGATCTTCTGCACACTCTTCGGCATGGAGAGAATGAAATGA